From a single Nakaseomyces glabratus chromosome F, complete sequence genomic region:
- the TRS120 gene encoding TRAPPII-specific subunit TRS120 (CAGL0F02739g~Ortholog(s) have Rab guanyl-nucleotide exchange factor activity and role in early endosome to Golgi transport, intra-Golgi vesicle-mediated transport, regulation of GTPase activity): MDFLSSNLSFVNPCKVRTLVVPIGKWKKRDFLNQFETLRANNEVRLLDITPIDCPLFTPQAFPNGRVFYDFTISQHADALDLFLYDFEPFRKIFVIIGLVNDKSDPVDNMNILKERYPTVISHNLLYTDKSLINSDVENQDISNIFHYNSDKLENYETILCDITRNFLVALNHYYSSYKHVTLRSPGAIGGNAVRKTSLLMSALPGNQSRGSGSLYNSNSTNTNKRLSSFEMTTNNIKRSASLKLSTSLASTDNKIQTRAQGRQYKILGNFQLLAGRVSDALNSFNEAVILLYRVRDLLWLGSALDGVAICAVILSYLQMPFKIPHIVALICPMESPNNSIEALSPRNSLTNSVQSPRNSLTLATSEANIDVDMSNLPVLVKAILDKALHYYDESLSHNSEYAPQIVYSQFLSRTLSFMLCCNSAVVQSQNVASSIINCNYSNKPLKDCENLSFSNSDVYSFCGKVLLLKIDDMELEEQSSIFSLLSKAYASLQLTRKQAFTLRLLLVSISSHAEGLKWQHSFQNFLDTVMRLYDIHESADSNEVKSNSLEWRELQKDIIELCLQISVSMKAESNMRDYGLLMLNKYNDMLSETEQKEILQVILKPLIQNLKIKEYWDPFILRGVTISRLETDSASYDTLRIPNENSIATAQKINPHEVFNPFKQANSLNLKTSGSSDSKPKLFLVDDRAEFSCTIQNPYGFDITISDIHLPDEITDYCELDTRSSVKDNPYVIGAKSVRNITLPIKIKKSTADDFLFLRYLRLSVLDLPLSRFDVYPMPQNGGIISPLNINLRTTPPLESEALTFKILPEQPELEVMNNGKVTGNSWMLLDGTKSQFTILIRNKSLSKSIDQLNVTAVTNIEHALKADYWKKMQPDDLNILESNIMWMKNECIKILNKPEHVQPNEIFELKLEIDTVRAPFEFESFIVVVEYGMQEEDKSCFYMKKLKIPYEVTLRRSIEVPNMDLIPLNHMNFTNTSDSSWIAYIQSLSNKSNDAFSYSAKDYMLLLLDFRNSWIDGIHIEVTYEDFVSKGHLVESNRNLRIIVPIRKIDVEKINFSNKPIPRIFKERQFLQSGMDENTEITMRECFWTREYILERLSCRWELSTDSLIRGEVDFRKYIEKFDNRTVANLYKGKLPFSITLSSSSKSSTTGELNRISCQISPQTVQRQHSRIQQTALLNFFIFEHFSSKLLPKSNRRLLYNGSLSQKFSTNSESTVCLDVIPIEPGCYEICVCISETESVDKVLQFNPDSILVEVN, from the coding sequence ATGGACTTCCTTTCAAGCAATCTAAGCTTTGTAAATCCATGCAAAGTTAGGACGCTGGTGGTACCTATAGGCAAATGGAAGAAACGAGACTTTCTAAATCAATTTGAGACACTCAGGGCAAATAACGAGGTTCGGTTACTTGACATAACTCCTATCGATTGTCCATTATTTACTCCGCAGGCTTTTCCAAACGGTAGGGTATTCTATGATTTTACTATCAGTCAACATGCTGATGCATTAGATCTTTTTCTCTATGACTTCGAACCCTTTAGAAAGATATTTGTTATAATTGGTCTAGTAAATGACAAGAGTGACCCTGTTGACAATATGAATATCTTAAAAGAACGTTACCCAACTGTCATATCTCACAACCTTTTGTACACGGACAAGAGTTTGATCAATTCAGATGTAGAAAATCAAGATATAAGTAATATCTTTCATTACAACTCTGACAAACTAGAAAACTACGAGACTATTTTATGTGATATTACAAGAAATTTCCTTGTCGCGTTAAATCATTATTACTCATCTTACAAGCATGTCACCCTCAGATCTCCGGGAGCAATTGGAGGAAACGCGGTGCGTAAGACGAGTTTATTGATGTCTGCTTTGCCTGGAAATCAATCAAGAGGATCTGGCTCTCTTTACAACTCGAATTCAACTAATACTAACAAGAGGTTATCCTCATTTGAAATGACCACCAATAATATAAAGAGATCGGCATCTTTAAAACTGTCTACATCTCTAGCTTCAACagataataaaatacaaacaaGAGCACAGGGAAGGCAATACAAAATTTTAGGTAATTTCCAGTTATTAGCAGGAAGGGTGTCAGATGCATTGAATTCATTTAATGAAGCAGTTATATTGCTATACAGGGTTAGAGATCTCTTGTGGCTTGGATCAGCTCTCGATGGAGTTGCAATATGTGCTGTTATATTATCATACCTACAGATGCCATTTAAAATACCGCATATTGTTGCACTAATTTGTCCAATGGAAAGCCCGAATAATAGTATCGAAGCTCTCAGCCCCAGGAATAGTTTGACTAATAGTGTCCAGTCTCCAAGGAATTCTTTAACTTTAGCTACCTCCGAGGCTAATATCGATGTCGATATGTCAAACTTGCCAGTACTAGTGAAAGCTATTCTTGACAAAGCTTTGCATTATTACGATGAAAGTCTTTCACATAATAGTGAGTATGCCCCACAAATTGTTTATTCTCAATTTCTCTCACGTACTTTGAGTTTTATGTTATGCTGTAATTCGGCAGTTGTACAGTCGCAAAATGTGGCCTCAAGCATAATAAATTGCAACTACTCCAATAAGCCTTTAAAAGACTGCGAGAATTTATCCTTTTCTAATTCTGACgtttattctttttgtgGGAAGGTGTTGCTGCTgaaaattgatgatatgGAATTAGAGGAACAGTCAAGTATTTTCTCGCTATTGTCAAAAGCTTATGCATCTCTACAACTTACAAGAAAACAAGCATTTACCCTACGGTTACTCTTggtttcaatttcttcacaCGCAGAAGGCTTAAAATGGCAGCATAgctttcaaaattttctgGACACAGTGATGAGATTATATGATATTCATGAATCAGCAGACTCTAATGAGGTAAAGAGTAATTCATTGGAATGGCGAGAACTTCAAAAAGACATAATAGAGTTATGCTTACAGATTAGTGTCAGCATGAAAGCTGAGTCCAATATGAGGGATTATGGGTTGTTAATGCTCAATAAATACAATGATATGCTGTCTGAAACTGAACAGAAGGAAATTTTGCAGGTAATTCTCAAGCCTCTGAtacaaaatttgaagattaAAGAATACTGGGACCCTTTTATCCTAAGAGGAGTTACAATCTCGAGGTTAGAAACAGATTCAGCTTCTTATGATACTCTTAGAATACCCAATGAAAATAGTATTGCTACTGCTCAAAAAATCAATCCACATGAGGTGTTTAATCCATTCAAACAAGCCAACTCTCTAAATCTAAAAACTTCAGGAAGCTCTGACAGTAAACCAAAACTATTTCTGGTAGATGATAGGGCCGAATTTAGCTGTACCATCCAGAACCCTTATGGTTTCGATATTACAATATCAGATATACATCTACCAGACGAAATAACCGATTATTGTGAACTAGATACACGAAGTTCGGTTAAAGATAATCCTTATGTTATTGGTGCCAAATCAGTACGAAACATCACCTTACCTAttaagataaaaaaatcaacAGCCGATGATTTTCTATTCTTGAGATATTTGAGACTTTCAGTCTTAGATCTACCCTTGTCAAGATTTGATGTATATCCAATGCCGCAAAATGGGGGTATTATTTCTCcattaaatattaatttaagGACGACACCGCCCTTGGAATCAGAAGCACTTACTTTCAAAATTCTACCCGAACAACCCGAACTTGAAGTAATGAATAATGGAAAGGTAACGGGAAACTCTTGGATGTTACTTGATGGTACCAAATCTCAATTCACAATTTTGATACGAAATAAGTCATTATCCAAGTCGATAGATCAGTTGAATGTAACTGCTGTTACCAATATTGAGCATGCTTTAAAGGCCGACTACTGGAAGAAAATGCAACCAGATGATTTAAATATACTAGAATCGAATATAATGTGGATGAAAAATGAATGTATCAAGATATTGAATAAGCCAGAGCATGTACAACCAAATGAAATTTTCGAATTGAAGCTGGAGATTGATACAGTGCGTGCTCCATTTGAGTTTGAATCTTTTATAGTTGTTGTCGAGTATGGTAtgcaagaagaagacaaaTCCTGTttttatatgaaaaaactcaaaattCCTTATGAAGTAACCTTACGAAGAAGTATTGAAGTCCCTAATATGGATTTGATTCCTTTAAACCATATGAATTTTACTAATACTAGCGATTCCAGTTGGATTGCTTATATACAATCTTTGTCAAACAAATCTAATGATGCATTTAGCTACTCTGCTAAAGATTACATGCTGCTTTTACTTGATTTCAGAAATTCATGGATTGATGGCATACACATCGAGGTGACATATGAAGATTTTGTAAGCAAAGGCCATTTGGTAGAGTCAAATCGAAATTTGAGAATTATTGTACCTATTAGGAAAATCgatgttgaaaaaataaactttTCGAATAAACCAATTCCCCGGATATTTAAAGAGAGACAATTTCTGCAAAGTGGAATGGACGAAAACACTGAGATAACTATGCGTGAATGCTTCTGGACAAGAGAATATATCCTCGAAAGACTGTCTTGTCGATGGGAGTTGAGTACAGATTCCTTAATAAGAGGAGAAGTTGACTTTAGGAAATACATCGAAAAGTTTGACAACAGAACTGTGGCCAATTTGTACAAGGGTAAGCTTCCTTTTTCGATTACACTTTCTAGTAGttcaaaatcttcaacTACTGGTGAATTAAATAGAATATCATGCCAGATTTCACCTCAAACAGTTCAAAGACAACATTCTCGAATTCAGCAGACTGCATTGttaaatttctttatatttgaaCATTTTTCTTCGAAACTGCTACCAAAATCTAACAGGAGGTTACTTTATAATGGATCTCTGtctcaaaaattttcaaccAATAGTGAGAGTACAGTGTGTTTAGATGTGATTCCTATAGAACCGGGATGTTATGAAATTTGCGTCTGTATTTCAGAAACTGAAAGTGTAGATAAGGTCTTGCAGTTTAATCCTGACAGCATTCTTGTCGAAGTTAATTAG
- the STE14 gene encoding protein-S-isoprenylcysteine carboxyl O-methyltransferase (CAGL0F02805g~Ortholog(s) have protein C-terminal S-isoprenylcysteine carboxyl O-methyltransferase activity) gives MTGSNKSEKFVPDAEGLPVIINGKAYPDIRRNPLDDIAVTSFALGILLGIFVGLLTFTQFRNFNVYIIALSIFHFLEFYVTAKVNPGKVNSDSFLLNNGIGYLGAHMFGVLECLVESIFFPNMKKISNSWVAIFLTIIGVILILLGQVSRSMAMYQAGKSFSHILKTEKLDDHTLVTTGIYGYLRHPSYFGFFWWAIGTQLLLLNPIALIVFVGVLWSFFNKRILIEEKYLIQFFGEQYINYKKRVKVWIPLID, from the coding sequence ATGACTGGATCAAACAAATCTGAGAAATTTGTGCCTGATGCGGAAGGCCTGCCTGTAATAATAAATGGTAAAGCATACCCAGACATTCGTCGCAATCCATTAGATGACATTGCTGTAACCTCATTTGCACTGGGAATCCTTCTCGGTATATTCGTTGGTCTCCTTACATTCACACAGTTCAGAAATTTCAATGTTTATATCATTGCCCTGTCAATATTCCATTTCCTTGAGTTTTATGTAACTGCCAAGGTGAACCCAGGTAAAGTCAACTCAGACTCCTTCCTTTTGAACAATGGTATCGGTTATCTTGGTGCACACATGTTCGGTGTCCTTGAGTGTCTTGTGGAAAGTATATTCTTTCCtaatatgaagaagattaGCAACTCTTGGGTAGCAATATTCTTAACAATCATCGGGGTAATATTGATACTTTTAGGTCAAGTGTCTAGATCAATGGCCATGTATCAAGCTGGTAAGTCATTCTCTCATATCTTGAAGACGGAGAAACTCGACGATCACACATTAGTGACCACAGGCATTTATGGATATTTGAGGCATCCAAGttattttggttttttcTGGTGGGCTATAGGGACTCAATTGCTACTCTTAAATCCAATTGCATTGATTGTCTTTGTAGGCGTGCTTTGGAGCTTCTTTAATAAGCGCATATTAATTGAGGAGAAATACCTTATACAGTTCTTTGGTGAGCAGTACAtaaactacaaaaaaagGGTCAAGGTATGGATACCGTTAATTGATTAG
- the ADE8 gene encoding phosphoribosylglycinamide formyltransferase (CAGL0F02761g~Ortholog(s) have phosphoribosylglycinamide formyltransferase activity, role in 'de novo' IMP biosynthetic process, adenine biosynthetic process and biofilm matrix, cytoplasm, nucleus localization) yields the protein MKRVTVLISGSGSNLQALLDAEREGKLPGISITHVISSSKKAYGLERAAAAGVPTTIHSLYNYTKSIPKEDVAQKKLARRQFEKDLAQVVLESKPDLVVCAGWLLILGPDFLAILKGIPILNLHPALPGQFDGTTHAIEMAWNKCQEDNKPLKAGCMVHYVIEEVDKGEPLVVKELEIVPGKETLDQYEERVHKAEHVAIVEATLKALAN from the coding sequence ATGAAGAGAGTTACGGTGTTAATTTCTGGATCTGGTTCTAACCTGCAAGCGCTGCTGGATGCTGAAAGGGAAGGTAAGTTGCCCGGTATATCGATCACGCATGTCATATCTTCTAGCAAGAAGGCTTACGGCTTGGAGAGAGCTGCCGCTGCTGGTGTACCCACCACAATTCACTCTCTTTACAACTATACCAAGAGCATTCCTAAGGAGGACGTAgctcaaaagaaattggcCAGACGTCAATTTGAGAAGGATTTGGCACAGGTGGTTCTGGAATCTAAACCTGATCTAGTGGTCTGTGCTGGCTGGTTATTGATCTTGGGCCCAGACTTCCTGGCTATACTGAAGGGTATACCTATACTTAACTTACATCCTGCCCTTCCGGGCCAATTTGATGGAACTACACATGCCATAGAGATGGCCTGGAATAAATGCCAAGAGGATAATAAGCCTTTGAAAGCCGGCTGTATGGTGCACTACGTGATAGAAGAAGTTGATAAAGGTGAGCCATTAGTGGTAAAAGAGCTGGAAATAGTTCCTGGGAAGGAAACTCTGGACCAATACGAAGAAAGGGTACACAAAGCCGAACATGTAGCAATTGTTGAGGCAACTTTGAAAGCTCTAGCGAATTAA
- the RRP17 gene encoding rRNA-processing protein RRP17 (CAGL0F02849g~Ortholog(s) have role in rRNA processing and cytoplasm localization) translates to MAVKSNREILTRGKNYATKQAKKFGADEVSFDKDSRLDFLTGFHKRKVQRQKKAQEFHKEQERLQKIEERKKIRDERKQQIEEQLKQFKSKLDIELEEVAGDQDWEDNTKKKKNQKSEVKEEEEEEWEGFQSDQDTKIDEDDKDESGVKPILKKNAVASEYSDNTVVEIETLEPNENFAYLAEVNNVKLEQSEKVLKQSITRATKYAKFLGMGDDEDNKKKKKKKFRYLTKGERRVNQMKANANKRRK, encoded by the coding sequence ATGGCAGTCAAGAGTAATAGGGAGATTCTTACGCGTGGTAAGAACTATGCCACTAAACAGGCTAAAAAGTTTGGTGCTGATGAAGTATCGTTTGACAAGGATTCGAGGTTGGATTTCTTGACTGGGTTTCACAAGAGAAAAGTACAGAGACAGAAGAAAGCACAAGAGTTTCACAAAGAGCAGGAACGGTTACAGAAGatagaagaaagaaaaaagataaGAGATGAGAGAAAACAGCAGATAGAGGAGCAGTTAAAGCAATTCAAGTCTAAACTAGATATTGAACTTGAGGAAGTTGCTGGTGACCAAGATTGGGAGGACAATAcgaaaaagaagaaaaatcaaaagtcTGAGgttaaagaagaagaagaagaagaatgggAAGGCTTTCAATCGGACCAAGACActaaaattgatgaagacgaCAAAGATGAGTCAGGTGTAAAACCtatattaaagaagaacGCTGTAGCCTCAGAGTATTCAGATAATACAGTGGTTGAGATTGAGACATTGGAGCCCAATGAGAACTTTGCATATCTTGCTGAAGTTAATAATGTGAAACTAGAACAATCGGAAAAGGTTTTAAAACAAAGCATCACGAGAGCAACGAAATATGCTAAATTTTTGGGCATGGGTGATGATGAGGAcaataagaagaagaagaagaagaagttcaGATATCTGACAAAGGGTGAGAGACGTGTAAACCAAATGAAGGCGAATGCGaacaagagaagaaaatga
- the SIZ1 gene encoding SUMO ligase SIZ1 (CAGL0F02783g~Ortholog(s) have SUMO transferase activity and role in DNA double-strand break attachment to nuclear envelope, chromosome segregation, negative regulation of protein ubiquitination, protein sumoylation) produces MDYNIPLGDDRCLVCNACNRLSLLDLDGLDALIRYLSEYKALKVDLGTGNSENVGIADKRNGLCLFLLRYLKKDRSKSYEIRAVIRAIDAIYRKQKLPSMMELTMLVRKYTNKYDPYGYWDNVDEFNPMDVVTKQMIEFMNISNNPKSPNFVRSPFYEILSIIPDTTRRLPAIEVKNVAECKFKFEKNVWTKLTDEKYPLKLYLFSRKDSKDPETGDYIPNKDEDTPIAFPTPIEVWVNNEKIKANFKGLKNRDGSVNPVDLTPFLKSWRAQNVVKIIHVFNKECYSSYCALIKPIAPQEILTTILNKPVIPYTSALENVKKLFGEQTDNELITTSTIISLKCPISYTRMSYPVRSKYCEHLQCFDGLWFLHSQLQVPTWMCPVCQISLKPADLYVCEFSMRVLNSCANNVEQIELAPDSTWKPIYEKEDQSDCSDEEDTSKDTMTEVLKHEMVTDTITNKTSRNNSQLNVVSLLSDEEDDTTTTKSKDRGSKLVPTSKNYNSSSTGNVVRKSIGNEKNGAVSQSIAIAASTTLHNDTNHDDEDDDLPLSAVARKRGSPREFSYGSYEINGTLASLSNNATLPQNSHTHKKPHLQRLAPKLLAKEPLKNTNGADANPIFGINSKFKNDNQLSKKTLDPKATSQPTINPSFDSAQQYSMRISSQAGLGSRSILSSNSNLTTSDCNPFVSEQQLAYEGKNGRASSEIMQKPIRNENRQSQQRVTPDLKHVNDYKRTNKKGKIKNIVNDQKAEELTQLANGRLKTDKAPELPILPKLPQIAGQSHSTSKIASEPSLDKINRVSIKTKPPSALPIVNPFLTSKSKPNNTKGAEIVKGNSPWFV; encoded by the coding sequence ATGGACTATAACATACCGCTGGGAGATGATCGATGCTTGGTTTGTAATGCATGCAATAGGCTGAGTCTGCTTGATTTAGATGGTTTGGATGCACTGATACGGTATTTATCGGAATACAAAGCTTTAAAGGTTGATCTCGGTACTGGAAACAGTGAAAATGTAGGCATTGCGGATAAAAGGAATGGGCTATGCCTATTTTTGCTTCGgtatttgaaaaaggaCAGATCTAAATCCTATGAAATAAGGGCTGTAATTAGAGCTATAGATGCGATATACAGGAAACAGAAACTCCCGAGCATGATGGAATTGACTATGCTGGTTAGAAAATACACAAACAAGTATGATCCATACGGCTATTGGGATAATGTGGATGAATTTAATCCCATGGACGTTGtaacaaaacaaatgatAGAGTTCATGAATATTAGCAATAATCCTAAATCACCTAATTTCGTTAGATCACCATTTTATGAAATATTGAGTATAATCCCAGACACTACAAGAAGGCTGCCTGCAATAGAAGTCAAGAATGTAGCAGAATGcaaatttaaatttgaGAAAAATGTATGGACAAAACTCACAGATGAGAAGTACCCTTTGAAACTCTAtcttttttcaagaaaggATAGTAAAGATCCTGAAACTGGTGACTACATACCAAATAAAGATGAGGATACTCCAATTGCATTTCCCACCCCTATAGAAGTGTGGGtcaataatgaaaagataAAAGCAAATTTTAAAGGTTTGAAAAACCGAGATGGATCTGTTAATCCAGTCGACCTCACCCCATTCTTAAAATCTTGGAGAGCTCAAAATGTAGTAAAGATAATCCATGTTTTCAATAAGGAGTGCTACTCCTCTTATTGTGCTCTTATCAAACCAATCGCACCACAAGAAATTCTTACAACAATTTTGAACAAACCAGTCATCCCATATACCTCAGCATTGGAAAATGTGAAGAAATTATTTGGTGAACAGACCGATAATGAATTGATCACAACCTCTACTATTATAAGTCTGAAATGTCCAATCTCATACACAAGAATGAGTTATCCAGTAAGGAGTAAATACTGTGAACACTTACAATGCTTTGACGGCCTCTGGTTCTTGCATTCCCAGTTACAAGTTCCAACTTGGATGTGCCCCGTATGtcaaatttctttgaaacCTGCAGACCTATATGTATGTGAGTTTTCAATGAGGGTTCTCAACTCATGTGCAAACAATGTGGAGCAAATTGAATTGGCACCAGATAGTACTTGGAAACCAATctatgaaaaagaagacCAGTCGGACTGTAGTGATGAGGAAGATACAAGCAAAGACACTATGACTGAAGTACTGAAACATGAAATGGTGACTGACACTATCACCAATAAGACAAGTAGAAATAATAGTCAACTAAATGTGGTGTCATTATtaagtgatgaagaagatgacaCAACTACTACTAAATCAAAGGATAGGGGGAGTAAACTAGTACCCACTTCAAAGAATTACAACTCGAGTAGCACTGGAAATGTTGTCCGTAAAAGCATAggcaatgaaaaaaatggtgCAGTTTCTCAATCTATTGCTATTGCTGCTTCTACTACTCTTCATAATGATACCAAtcatgatgatgaagacgacGACCTTCCATTGTCTGCAGTAGCAAGGAAAAGAGGATCACCAAGAGAATTTTCCTATGGGAGCTATGAAATAAATGGCACTTTGGCATCCCTATCAAACAATGCTACTTTGCCTCAGAATTCACATACTCACAAAAAACCACATCTTCAAAGGCTAGCACCAAAATTATTAGCAAAAGAGCCACTAAAGAATACGAATGGAGCGGATGCTAATCCAATTTTTGGGATAAACTCCAAATTTAAAAATGATAACCAGTTATCTAAGAAAACCCTAGATCCCAAGGCGACGTCACAACCAACAATTAATCCAAGTTTTGATAGCGCTCAACAATATTCCATGAGGATAAGTTCTCAAGCTGGCTTGGGATCTCGCAGTATTCTGAGTAGCAATTCCAACTTAACAACTTCTGATTGTAATCCATTTGTTAGTGAACAGCAACTTGCATATGAGGGTAAAAATGGCAGGGCATCTTCTGAGATTATGCAAAAACCTATAAGGAACGAAAACCGGCAGTCGCAACAACGCGTGACACCGGATCTAAAGCATGTCAATGATTATAAGAGAACAAACAAGAAGgggaaaataaaaaatattgtcAACGATCAAAAAGCAGAAGAACTCACACAGCTTGCCAACGGAAGACTCAAGACTGATAAAGCACCGGAGCTTCCAATCCTTCCAAAATTACCACAGATTGCGGGACAATCACATAGCACCTCCAAAATAGCCAGTGAACCCAGTTTAGATAAAATTAATAGGGTTAGTATCAAGACAAAACCACCAAGCGCGCTTCCTATTGTTAATCCATTCTTAACAAGTAAATCTAAACCTAATAATACTAAGGGAGCAGAAATAGTCAAAGGAAACAGTCCATGGTTTGTGTAA
- the DFM1 gene encoding Dfm1p (CAGL0F02827g~Ortholog(s) have role in endoplasmic reticulum unfolded protein response, ubiquitin-dependent ERAD pathway and Doa10p ubiquitin ligase complex, Hrd1p ubiquitin ligase ERAD-L complex, endoplasmic reticulum localization) produces MAGNIHSLGNTTPRNGNGPSSEGPATFSSFWYSVPPVSRWLVTCCITVNTLCHLHLIGYQHFAFTWFQTFQRLQIWRMLFSSLILPANLMPALMEGYNLYVRSTELEQGFYYSSKRISLSSHNFAFYLFSCLVVMTTIAGFLFGTMVPLYLTSAFTACLTYTWSLYNTDKKVMFYGLIPVWGRYFPVLQLFTGFVLGSRFDFYLSLIGIIAAYIYNCVDTWTLGPLYGLLIKTNVANYGYEPRGKVQAPGWFIKIYNLFSGETTPSIVTDGNILKSTGISSILKTGGQRLGTRTEGDNPSPSLAGQSASIRSSSSVRTSGASRTQTSMGSRMFPGKGKRVGDD; encoded by the coding sequence ATGGCCGGTAATATACATTCATTGGGAAACACCACACCTAGAAATGGTAATGGACCTTCCTCAGAAGGACCAGCAACgttctcttctttctgGTACAGTGTGCCACCTGTTTCAAGATGGTTGGTTACGTGCTGTATAACAGTGAATACGTTATGTCACTTGCACCTGATTGGTTATCAACACTTCGCGTTTACTTGGTTTCAAACGTTTCAAAGGTTGCAGATATGGAGAATGCTGTTCTCTTCACTAATCCTGCCTGCAAACTTGATGCCTGCATTGATGGAAGGTTACAACCTTTACGTTAGAAGCACTGAGTTGGAGCAAGGGTTCTACTATAGCTCAAAGAGAATAAGTCTAAGCTCGCACAATTTCGCCTTTTATCTGTTCTCATGTCTGGTGGTAATGACCACAATAGCTGGCTTCTTATTCGGCACTATGGTTCCTCTATACTTGACGTCTGCATTCACTGCATGCCTGACGTACACATGGTCTCTGTACAATACTGATAAGAAGGTCATGTTCTATGGACTAATACCAGTATGGGGTCGTTACTTCCCAGTCTTACAACTATTCACAGGGTTTGTGTTGGGTTCAAGATTTGATTTCTACTTGTCTTTGATCGGTATTATAGCGGCATACATTTACAATTGTGTTGACACCTGGACGTTAGGTCCACTATATGGACTACTAATCAAGACCAATGTGGCCAACTATGGATACGAGCCAAGAGGAAAAGTGCAAGCACCAGGTTGGTTCATCAAGATTTATAACTTATTCAGTGGTGAGACCACACCATCAATTGTGACTGATGGTAATATACTAAAAAGCACGGGAATAAGTTCGATCCTGAAGACAGGTGGACAAAGATTAGGTACAAGAACAGAAGGTGATAACCCATCACCTTCATTGGCTGGCCAGTCTGCCTCAATTaggtcttcttcttcagtgaGGACTTCTGGTGCTTCAAGAACCCAGACAAGTATGGGATCCAGAATGTTCCCAGGAAAGGGCAAGAGGGTTGGAGATGACTAG